A single genomic interval of Methylobacterium sp. AMS5 harbors:
- a CDS encoding sigma factor-like helix-turn-helix DNA-binding protein: MNQEIAILREAVVTVTQLLAGKRLQVTQRGSRAYVATNPKTLKPERVNIPYIPDNATEGLILAIQGFIDHEVGHILHTDFKWNKKAQDEGEKMRSYWNIFEDTFIERKQIETFKGSGWNLKKLHEFFVAEITEPAFKMAEAKGDAATMFGIMMVPIARAWSGQTVFKDYLDAKGIWSHPALKGKIDRIRPIEAKVAGLASSKDCYDLAHELAELLKAPPAPKPPEPEPEPEEEPDDEAGEPNGGKGNTPEDEGEGPAEDDTPPEKLDDPDEKGSSGDDDEDGRFDKKGDSDKDPLSKLERRVLTARIDRKKTWDDIARKAKLSADEVEQIYDRAMQKLKTGFGEAA, from the coding sequence ATGAACCAAGAAATCGCGATCCTGCGAGAAGCTGTAGTGACTGTCACTCAGCTCCTCGCGGGCAAGAGGCTGCAAGTCACGCAGCGCGGCTCGCGCGCCTACGTCGCGACGAACCCCAAGACGCTCAAGCCCGAGCGCGTGAACATCCCCTACATCCCCGACAACGCGACCGAAGGCCTGATCCTCGCGATCCAAGGCTTCATCGACCACGAGGTCGGGCACATTCTCCACACCGACTTCAAGTGGAACAAGAAGGCCCAGGACGAGGGCGAGAAGATGCGTTCCTACTGGAACATCTTCGAGGACACCTTCATCGAGCGGAAGCAGATAGAGACCTTCAAGGGCTCCGGCTGGAACCTCAAGAAGCTCCACGAATTCTTCGTCGCCGAGATCACCGAGCCCGCGTTCAAGATGGCCGAGGCCAAGGGCGACGCGGCGACCATGTTCGGCATCATGATGGTGCCGATCGCGCGCGCCTGGTCCGGGCAGACGGTGTTCAAGGACTATCTCGACGCCAAGGGCATCTGGAGCCACCCTGCCCTCAAGGGCAAGATCGACCGCATCCGGCCGATCGAGGCGAAGGTCGCCGGGCTCGCGTCGAGCAAGGACTGCTACGATCTCGCCCACGAGCTCGCCGAGCTCTTGAAGGCGCCGCCCGCGCCTAAGCCGCCCGAGCCCGAACCGGAGCCCGAGGAGGAGCCGGACGACGAGGCCGGCGAGCCCAACGGCGGCAAGGGCAACACGCCCGAGGATGAGGGCGAGGGCCCGGCCGAGGACGACACGCCGCCCGAGAAGCTCGACGACCCGGACGAGAAGGGTTCGAGCGGTGACGACGACGAGGATGGCCGCTTCGACAAGAAGGGCGATTCCGACAAGGACCCGCTGTCGAAGCTGGAGCGGCGCGTGCTCACCGCGCGCATCGACCGCAAGAAGACCTGGGACGACATCGCGCGCAAGGCGAAGCTCTCGGCCGATGAGGTCGAGCAGATCTACGACCGCGCCATGCAGAAGCTCAAGACTGGATTCGGGGAGGCCGCCTAA